A single region of the Brachypodium distachyon strain Bd21 chromosome 3, Brachypodium_distachyon_v3.0, whole genome shotgun sequence genome encodes:
- the LOC100845910 gene encoding uncharacterized protein LOC100845910 isoform X1 produces the protein MLKSVCSSFISRISDMDETMGRRTVGGLLVTKGGSILVFRDESPRHKDNTCCTRLGCSSKLFPDKCRKMHRAGNEEATPRRPHVFGNSNRVLPEGRMEYASTRRNAASTCSETGNTPRRETGGRDLLARLKEKVNVSRKRSVSGGTRPQSAMASSTGSTSNSRLAPRTRKNGRNRDAVNMCRVTSGNSVEDVEKSDDEQPAGSFLSRRLFRHGSRLQGGRLSYLEGNLADSNEYWRFGMDESDEMEDYVFSDQHRGMRMDIEDMSYEELLALGDRIGTVSTGLSDDVLSDSLKRILYVRTTSASHEDGDIKCIICQEEYSSGEEVAKIVCNHYYHVTCIQHWLRQKNWCPICKMIASATNLLCN, from the exons ATGTTGAAGTCTGTTTGTTCTAGCTTTATCAG TCGAATATCTGATATGGATGAAACCATGGGAAGGAGAACAGTTGGCGGCCTTCTCGTCACCAAAGGAGGCTCAATTCTTGTTTTCAGGGATGAAAGCCCACGCCACAAGGATAACACTTGCTGTACGCGCCTTGGATGTAGCAGCAAACTTTTCCCTGACAAATGTAGGAAAATGCACAGGGCAGGCAATGAAGAAGCGACTCCCCGGAGACCGCATGTTTTTGGCAACTCCAATAGGGTGCTCCCTGAAGGAAGAATGGAGTATGCCAGCACCAGAAGGAATGCTGCAAGTACCTGCAGTGAAACTGGCAATACACCAAGAAGAGAAACTGGTGGGAGGGATCTACTGGCTCGTCTGAAAGAAAAGGTCAATGTGTCGAGGAAGCGTTCGGTTAGTGGAGGGACTAGACCACAATCAGCAATGGCATCAAGTACTGGTTCCACAAGTAACAGTAGATTGGCTCCAAGGACAAGAAAGAATGGCAGGAACCGGGATGCTGTCAATATGTGTAGAGTTACCAGCGGAAATTCTGTAGAAGATGTGGAGAAAAGCGATGATGAGCAACCTGCAGGCAGTTTTCTTTCTCGAAGGTTGTTCAGACATGGAAGTAGACTTCAGGGTGGTCGGTTGTCTTACTTGGAGGGCAATTTGGCTGATTCCAATGAATATTGGAGATTCGGTATGGATGAAAGCGATGAG ATGGAAGATTATGTATTTAGTGATCAGCATAGAGGAATGAGAATGGACATTGAGGACATGTCTTATGAG GAATTGCTTGCTCTCGGGGACAGAATTGGTACTGTAAGCACTGGCCTTTCGGATGATGTACTGTCAGATTCTCTGAAGAGAATCCTCTATGTGCGCACAACTTCAGCAAGTCATGAAGATGGTGACATCAAATGCATCATATGCCAG GAGGAGTATTCCTCTGGTGAGGAGGTGGCCAAGATAGTATGCAATCACTACTATCATGTTACCTGCATCCAACATTGGCTCCGGCAAAAGAACTGGTGCCCAATCTGCAAAATGATCGCTTCAGCTACCAACTTACTGTGTAATTGA
- the LOC100845910 gene encoding uncharacterized protein LOC100845910 isoform X2: MDETMGRRTVGGLLVTKGGSILVFRDESPRHKDNTCCTRLGCSSKLFPDKCRKMHRAGNEEATPRRPHVFGNSNRVLPEGRMEYASTRRNAASTCSETGNTPRRETGGRDLLARLKEKVNVSRKRSVSGGTRPQSAMASSTGSTSNSRLAPRTRKNGRNRDAVNMCRVTSGNSVEDVEKSDDEQPAGSFLSRRLFRHGSRLQGGRLSYLEGNLADSNEYWRFGMDESDEMEDYVFSDQHRGMRMDIEDMSYEELLALGDRIGTVSTGLSDDVLSDSLKRILYVRTTSASHEDGDIKCIICQEEYSSGEEVAKIVCNHYYHVTCIQHWLRQKNWCPICKMIASATNLLCN; this comes from the exons ATGGATGAAACCATGGGAAGGAGAACAGTTGGCGGCCTTCTCGTCACCAAAGGAGGCTCAATTCTTGTTTTCAGGGATGAAAGCCCACGCCACAAGGATAACACTTGCTGTACGCGCCTTGGATGTAGCAGCAAACTTTTCCCTGACAAATGTAGGAAAATGCACAGGGCAGGCAATGAAGAAGCGACTCCCCGGAGACCGCATGTTTTTGGCAACTCCAATAGGGTGCTCCCTGAAGGAAGAATGGAGTATGCCAGCACCAGAAGGAATGCTGCAAGTACCTGCAGTGAAACTGGCAATACACCAAGAAGAGAAACTGGTGGGAGGGATCTACTGGCTCGTCTGAAAGAAAAGGTCAATGTGTCGAGGAAGCGTTCGGTTAGTGGAGGGACTAGACCACAATCAGCAATGGCATCAAGTACTGGTTCCACAAGTAACAGTAGATTGGCTCCAAGGACAAGAAAGAATGGCAGGAACCGGGATGCTGTCAATATGTGTAGAGTTACCAGCGGAAATTCTGTAGAAGATGTGGAGAAAAGCGATGATGAGCAACCTGCAGGCAGTTTTCTTTCTCGAAGGTTGTTCAGACATGGAAGTAGACTTCAGGGTGGTCGGTTGTCTTACTTGGAGGGCAATTTGGCTGATTCCAATGAATATTGGAGATTCGGTATGGATGAAAGCGATGAG ATGGAAGATTATGTATTTAGTGATCAGCATAGAGGAATGAGAATGGACATTGAGGACATGTCTTATGAG GAATTGCTTGCTCTCGGGGACAGAATTGGTACTGTAAGCACTGGCCTTTCGGATGATGTACTGTCAGATTCTCTGAAGAGAATCCTCTATGTGCGCACAACTTCAGCAAGTCATGAAGATGGTGACATCAAATGCATCATATGCCAG GAGGAGTATTCCTCTGGTGAGGAGGTGGCCAAGATAGTATGCAATCACTACTATCATGTTACCTGCATCCAACATTGGCTCCGGCAAAAGAACTGGTGCCCAATCTGCAAAATGATCGCTTCAGCTACCAACTTACTGTGTAATTGA
- the LOC112271649 gene encoding uncharacterized protein LOC112271649 — RRLRGCLILAWRAQCLVFALTTRQLSLEKVIPFLRIFPCLEKLYYESTDLWGHKNAWRDTNLDDIGCLDLHLKKIVLTNYVGNVSHVNFAMFFLVNAKVLESMRLELWNPENNCRNWIARQSRRLQHEERASSCARVTFATRKSCSKFATIKGACDLSIADPFV, encoded by the exons CGTCGTTTGAG GGGTTGCTTAATATTAGCATGGCGGGCACAATGTCTGGTCTTTGCTCTTACTACCAGACAACTTAGTCTGGAGAAGGTTATTCCATTTCTGAGAATCTTTCCATGCTTGGAGAAGTTGTACTATGAG TCAACTGACCTGTGGGGGCATAAAAATGCGTGGCGTGATACAAACTTGGATGATATCGGATGCCTTGACCTTCATCTCAAGAAAATAGTTCTGACGAATTATGTTGGTAACGTATCACATGTTAACTTCGCCATGTTCTTTCTAGTGAATGCAAAGGTTCTGGAGTCTATGAGACTTGAGCTTTGGAACCCAGAAAATAATTGTAGGAACTGGATTGCAAGACAAAGTAGGCGGCTGCAGCATGAGGAGAGGGCTTCCAGCTGTGCTAGGGTTACTTTTGCAACCCGCAAAAGTTGCAGTAAGTTTGCAACCATCAAGGGTGCTTGTGATTTGTCAATAGCTGATCCTTTCGTATAG
- the LOC100822970 gene encoding putative glucose-6-phosphate 1-epimerase — translation MAAAAAPQSPQQQQQQQPSPLVERVKTAAGLEKLVLRGQRNCSVEISLYGGQVTSWKNDYGEELLFVSSKANFKPPKPIRGGIPICFPQFGTHGNLEQHGFARNRLWTVDDNPPPLPINPAIKAFVDLILKPSEDDLKVWPHSFEFRLRIALGQGGDLSLTSRIRNTNTDGRPFSYTFAYHTHFSVSDISEVRVEGLETMDYLDNIKGKERFTEQGDAIVFESEVDKVYLAAPSKVAIIDHEKKRTFVVTKEGLPDAVVWNPWDKKAKAMQDFGDAEYKHMLCVEPAAVEKPITLKPGEEWKGRLALSAVPSSYCSGQLDPQRVLHG, via the exons atggccgccgcggccgctcCGCAgtcgccgcagcagcagcagcagcaacagccgTCGCCGCTCGTGGAGCGTGTCAagaccgccgccggcctcgaaAAGTTGGTGCTACGCGGACAGCGCAACTGCTCCGTCGAG ATCTCTCTTTACGGAGGCCAAGTAACTTCGTGGAAGAATGACTATGGGGAGGAGTTGCTTTTTGTTAGCAGCAAG GCCAATTTCAAACCTCCAAAACCTATTCGTGGTGGAATACCCATTTGTTTTCCGCAA TTTGGAACTCATGGAAATCTTGAACAACATGGATTTGCAAGGAACCGGCTTTGGACAGTTGATGACAATCCACCCCCTTTACCAATAAACCCTGCTATTAAAGCTTTCGTTGATCTTATTCTGAAGCCTTCTGAAGATGATTTAAAGGTGTGGCCACACAG TTTTGAGTTCCGCTTGAGAATCGCTCTTGGTCAGGGTGGAGATTTGAGTCTGACATCTCGAATCAGGAACACCAATACTGATGGAAGACCTTTCTCTTATACATTTGCATATCACACGCACTTCTCTGTGTCCGACATAAG TGAAGTGCGTGTTGAAGGGCTGGAAACAATGGACTACCTTGACAATATAAAGGGAAAGGAGCGTTTCACAGAGCAAGGGGATGCTATTGTATTTGAATCAGAA GTTGATAAGGTATATCTTGCTGCACCCTCAAAAGTTGCCATTATTGATCatgagaagaaaagaacattTGTCGTGACAAAAGAAGGACTCCCAGATGCTG TTGTTTGGAATCCTTGGGACAAGAAGGCAAAAGCTATGCAAGATTTTGGGGATGCAGAATACAAGCACATGCTCTGTGTGGAGCCTGCAGCTGTTGAAAAGCCTATTACCCTCAAACCTGGTGAAGAGTGGAAAGGAAGACTTGCGCTCTCAGCTGTTCCTTCTAGCTACTGCAGCGGGCAGTTAGATCCACAAAGGGTCCTTCATGGTTAA